The genomic interval AaggtattatattatatctgtTACAAATATGGGTATACTTTAGGTTTGGGTTTCTCCATCTGTGTATTAAATGGCTTACTCGTGTAGGAAAGTGGTAATAATGTATATCTACCCGGGTGCTATCCAGTGCACATTGTTGGCTACactaatatttgtattatttgagCCAAACATTTCCTATAAATACAGAGCATCTTATCTAATAAAATATTCAGCTCCAATccatgtgtgtttatctttctTGTTTTAACCATTTCTCTCCTGCTTGTTGCCATGTCCTGTATTAATTGAACAGTTTAGATCTATCTGCAAATTAAATTACATCAAATGATTGGACAAAATTGTGGCCGTAATTAAATATGACGGTAGTCGATACTTTGTTTGAAAACCTCATTAGAAGTTCCAAAATGtagaatacatattttaatggCAATTGATGAGAATGAATGGTACATTGAAGTTATTTCATACATTTGGCCAATGCATTAGTAAACTAACAGTCTATGTAAGGATTAAACATGGTCTATGGaaggactaaacttggtctAAGGAAGtgctaaacatggtctatgtaaggactaaacatggtctatgtaaggacaaACTTGGTCTATGTAAGTACTAAACATGTTCTAAGGAagtactaaacatggtctatgtaaggactaaacttggtctAAGGAagtactaaacatggtctatgtaagtactaaacatggtctatgtaaggactaaacttggtctAAGGAAGTACTAAACATGGTATATGTAagtactaaacatggtctatgtaaggacaaacttggtctatgtaaggactaaacatggtctatgttggactaaacatggtctaagGAAGTACTAAACTTGGTCTAAGGAAGTACTAAACTTGGTCTAAGGAAGTACTAAACAAGGTCTAAGGAagtactaaacatggtctatgtaagtactaaacatggtctatgtaaggacacacttggtctatgtaagtactaaacatggtctaCGGAAGTACTAAACTTGGTCTAAGGAAGTACTAAACAAGGTCTAAGGAagtactaaacatggtctatgtaagtACTAAACATGGTCTGTGTAAGGACAaacttggtctatgtaaggactaaacatggtctatgttggactaaacttggtctgtgtaaggactaaacttggtctacagaaggactaaacatggtctatgttggactaaacaaggtctatgtaaggactaaacatggtctatgtaaggactaaacatggtctatgtaaggacaaacttggtctatgtaaggactaaacatggtctatgttggactaaacttggtctgtgtaaggactaaacttggtctacagaaggactaaacatggtctatgttggactaaacaaggtctatgtaaggactaaacatggtctatgtaaggactaaacatggtctatgtaaggacaaacttggtctatgtaagtactaaacttggtctatgtaaggacaaacttggtctatgtaaggactaaacatggtctatgttggactaaacttggtctacagaaggactaaacatggtctatgttggactaaacaaggtctatgtaaggactaaacatggtctatgtaaggactaaacatggtctatgtaaggacaaacttggtctatgtaagtactaaacttggtctatgtaaggactaaacatggtctatgttggactaaacttggtctgtgtaaggactaaacatggtctatgtaaggacaaacttggtctatgtaaggacaaacttggtctatgtaaggactaaacatggtctgtgttggactaaacttggtctgtgtaaggactaaacttggtctacggaaggactaaacatggtctacgtaagtactaaacatggtctatgtaaggactaaacatggtctatgtaaggactaaacttggtctatgttggactaaacatggtctatgtaaggactaaacatggtctatgtaagtactaaacttggtctatgttggactaaacatggtctatgtaaggactaaacatggtctatgtaaggactaaacttggtctatgttggactaaacatggtctatgtaaggactaaacatggtctatgtaaggactaaacatggtctgtgttggactaaacttggtctgtgtaaggactaaacttggtctACGGAAGGACTAcacatggtctatgtaaggactaaacatggtctatgtaaggactaaacatggtatatgttggactaaacttggtctgtgtaaggactaaacttggtctacggaaggactaaacatggtatatgtaaggactaaacaaggtctatgtaaggactaaacatggtatatgtaaggactaaacaaggtctatgtaagtactaaacaaggtctatgtaaatactaaacatggtctatgtaagtactaaacatggtctatgtaagtactaaatatggtctatgtaaggacaaacttggtctatgtaaggactaaacatggtccatgtaaggactaaacttggtctatgtaaggactaaacaaggtctatgtaaatactaaacatggtatatgtaagtactaaacatggtctatgtaaggactaaacatggtatatgtaaggactaaacaaggTCTATGTAAATACTAAACGTGGGCTATGTAAGGACAaacttggtctatgtaaggactaaacatggtccatgtaaggactaaacttggtctatgtaaggacacACTTGGTCTATGTAAGTACTAAACATGGTCcatgtaaggactaaacttggtctatgtaaggacacACTTGGTCTATGTAAGTACTAAACATGGTCTGTGTAAGGACAaacttggtctatgtaaggactaaacatggtctatgttggactaaacttggtctgtgtaaggactaaacttggtctacagaaggactaaacatggtctatgttgGACTAAACAAGGtatatgtaaggactaaacttggtctatgttggactaaacatggtctatgtaaggactaaacatggtctatgtaaggactaaacttggtctatgttggactaaacatggtctatgtaaggactaaacatggtctatgtaaggactaaacatggtctgtgttggactaaacttggtctgtgtaaggactaaacttggtctacggaaggactaaacatggtctatgtaaggactaaacatggtctatgtaaggactaaacatggtatatgttggactaaacttggtctgtgtaaggactaaacttggtctacggaaggactaaacatggtatatgtaaggactaaacaaggtctatgtaaggactaaacatggtatatgtaaggactaaacaaggtctatgtaagtactaaacaaggtctatgtaaatactaaacatggtctatgtaagtactaaacatggtctatgtaagtactaaatatggtctatgtaaggacaaacttggtctatgtaaggactaaacatggtccatgtaaggactaaacttggtctatgtaaggactaaacaaggtctatgtaaatactaaacatggtatatgtaagtactaaacatggtatatgtaaggactaaacaaggtctatgtaaatactaaacatggtctatgtaaggacaaacttggtctatgtaaggactaaacatggtccatgtaaggactaaacttggtctatgtaaggacacACTTGGTCTATGTAAGTACTAAACATGGTCTGTGTAAGGACAaacttggtctatgtaaggactaaacatggtctatgttggactaaacttggtctgtgtaaggactaaacttggtctacagaaggactaaacatggtctatgttggactaaacaaggtctatgtaaggactaaacatggtctgtGTAAGGACAaacttggtctatgtaaggactaaacatggtctatgttggactaaacttggtctgtgtaaggactaaacatggtgtacagaaggactaaacatggtctatgttggactaaacaaggtctatgtaaggactaaacatggtctgtGTAAGGACAaacttggtctatgtaaggacaaacttggtctatgtaagtactaaacttggtctatgtaaggactaaacaaggtctatgtaaggactaaacatggtatatgtaagtactaaacatggtctatgtaaggactaaacatggtatatgtaaggactaaacaaggtctatgtaaatactaaacatggtatatgtaaggacaaacttggtctatgtaaggacaaacttggtctatgtaaggactaaacatggtccatgtaaggactaaacttggtctATGTAAGTACTAAACTTGGTATAtataaggactaaacatggtatatgtaaggactaaacaaggtctatgtaagtactaaacttggtatatgtaaggactaaacatggtatatgtaaggactaaacatggtctatgtaaggactaaacatggtctgtgttggactaaacttggtctgtgtaaggactaaacttggtctacggaaggactaaacatggtctatgtaaggactaaacatggtctatgtaaggactaaacatggtatatgttggactaaacttggtctgtgtaaggactaaacttggtctacggaaggactaaacatggtatatgtaaggactaaacaaggtctatgtaaggactaaacatggtatatgtaaggactaaacaaggtctatgtaagtactaaacaaggtctatgtaaatactaaacatggtctatgtaagtactaaatatggtctatgtaaggacaaacttggtctatgtaaggactaaacatggtccatgtaaggactaaacttggtctatgtaaggactaaacaaggtctatgtaaatactaaacatggtatatgtaagtactaaacatggtctatgtaaggactaaacaaggTCTATGTAAATACTAAACATGGGCTATGTAAGGACAaacttggtctatgtaaggactaaacatggtccatgtaaggactaaacttggtctatgtaaggacacACTTGGTCTATGTAAGTACTAAACATGGTCTGTGTAAGGACAaacttggtctatgtaaggactaaacatggtctatgttggactaaacttggtctgtgtaaggactaaacttggtctacagaaggactaaacatggtctatgttggactaaacaaggtctatgtaaggactaaacttggtctatgttggactaaacatggtctatgtaaggactaaacatggtctatgtaaggactaaacttggtctatgttggactaaacatggtctatgtaaggactaaacatggtctatgtaaggactaaacatggtctgtgttggactaaacttggtctgtgtaaggactaaacttggtctacggaaggactaaacatggtctatgtaaggactaaacatggtctatgtaaggactaaacatggtatatgttggactaaacttggtctgtgtaaggactaaacttggtctacggaaggactaaacatggtatatgtaaggactaaacaaggtctatgtaaggactaaacatggtatatgtaaggactaaacaaggtctatgtaagtactaaacaaggtctatgtaaatactaaacatggtctatgtaagtactaaacatggtctatgtaagtactaaatatggtctatgtaaggacaaacttggtctatgtaaggactaaacatggtccatgtaaggactaaacttggtcaatgtaaggactaaacaaggtctatgtaaatactaaacatggtatatgtaagtactaaacatggtctatgtaaggactaaacatggtatatgtaaggactaaacaaggtctatgtaaatactaaacatggtctatgtaaggacaaacttggtctatgtaaggactaaacatggtctgtGTAAGGACAaacttggtctatgtaaggactaaacatggtctatgttggactaaacttggtctgtgtaaggactaaacttggtctacagaaggactaaacatggtctatgttggactaaacaaggtctatgtaaggactaaacatggtctgtGTAAGGACAaacttggtctatgtaaggactaaacatggtctatgttggactaaacttggtctgtgtaaggactaaacatggtgtacagaaggactaaacatggtctatgttggactaaacaaggtctatgtaaggactaaacatggtctgtGTAAGGACAaacttggtctatgtaaggacaaacttggtctatgtaagtactaaacttggtctatgtaaggactaaacaaggtctatgtaaatactaaacatggtctatgtaaggactaaacatggtatatgtaaggactaaacaaggtctatgtaaatactaaacatggtatatgtaaggacaaacttggtctatgtaaggactaaacatggtccatgtaaggactaaacatggtatatgtaaggactaaacaaggtctatgtaaatactaaacatggtctatgtaagtactaaacttggtatatgtaaggactaaacatggtctatgtaaggactaaacatggtctatgtaaggacacacttggtctatgtaaggacaaacttggtctatgtaagtactaaacatggtatatgtaaggactaaacatggtctatgtaagtactaaacatggtctatgtaagtactaaacatggtatatgtaaggactaaacatggtctatgtaagtactaaacatggtctatgtaaggacaaACTTGGTCTATGTAAGTACTAAACATGGTCTGTGTTGGACTAAATTCAGGAGAACGTTTGTACAGTTTAAACAGATTAGTGTCTACACTGTTTGTGAATGAGGTCCAGTATGTATTTGATGGATGTCTGAGGTACCCAAACATGGTCTTCCACTAGACTTTTCCCCAACCTGTAACACCTTACAGGTTGTTACAGGAtaacttttttccccctttcttcttctgtataCTCTGGACAGAATGAGTTCATCACCAGCTGTCAGATATTTAATGTAATCATTGCTTTTgatttacagaaatatttaataagaaaaaaaatggaggcaGCAGAACTTTGACGGATTGTATTTCAACTTGTATTTCTTAAACATGATCGAACAGGGACCtcaaaaaaaaatggaaacattCTTCAGTTCTACATCGTAGAAAATCGATCCATAAAAAGTCTGGAAGTCAACGCTGACATTACACTTTCATAGAAGAACCAAAACAGTCAACATCACAGAAATGTGGTTAAAACAACCTCTTTACAACATTGGAATAAATACCAGGACGAGGTGTGGTCCTACCCGTTTGGGACCATTTCAATAAGGCCTTGACCACAGGGCACACAACAAAACATGCGTTGCATAAAATGTCAGACATTCATGCCTACAGTCCAAAATATTGCACTTCAAAAGCTACGAGCCTACGAATCATTCGCATCTCAGATCCTCTCTTCCTGTCGCAGTCTGCTGCTCAGCTTGTCCAGAACGACGTTGAGCTCCATGTTCTTGTTCAACTTCAGGTAGAAGTCCTTCCTGATTGGATGTATAGCCAGCCAATCGGCAGCCACTTCGGCCAGCAGACGGATGTGTTTCTCCATTTCACCTGAttgaaaaaaaggaggaggagccgatCACATTGCAGCTCTTTATCCGAAACGCTATTAGCAGACGGTTACAGTTTAATGCTGATTGCCCTTTTTCTACTCAATAAAATGTGGAACCCACCTGTAGAGAGAACCGATCTGTAGCTGGCCACCGCCTTCTTACAGGCCACTTCCATGATCAACGCGGGTTTCTTCTCCGCGACAAAAACGTTCCGGAGAATCCTGGCCAGCTCGGGCAGCCGCGACATCATCAGCAGACGATCCTCTTGCATGGGGTTTCGTGTCATGGCTGCGTGGAGCTTCTGGGCCTCTTTTGCACGAATCTGAACCGCCAACACAACACCACATGGATTAAAATCACAACGTGGCGAATAATAAGTACACACTGCCTGAGGAGCAGTAATACATGTCCACTTACCCTGTCCAGCAGTGACTGGGACACGCCTTTCAGGGCGGTTGGTGGAGCGGACACGTGGGCGGCCGCCGGGTTCTGTGGACACGCCGGCTCTTTGCCTTCTGTCTTCTGAGCCAGAGAAACCAGCGCCTTCTCCATCTGAACGCAGGACAAGAAAACCAAGACGGCCCAATGATGAATTAATGCGTCGCTTATGAACAATCCAGTAGgcgtcagaaaaaaaacaggaatcaagcgtgacatttaaatattattcgTAATGTCAGAACATGGCACCTTGGGTGTGATGAGTGAGCGGGCCTTGTCGAGCACCTCCTGCGCCGTGGTCAGCGTGTTGGCGTGAGGCGGCTGCGGCAGCAGGCTGGCGAACACGGCCGGCACGGTGTCCACGTTAAAGCGAGGATGCCAGCGGGTCAGCTTGTCCTCCGGAACAGACGCTGGAGGAACCAACAAGGACAGGAAGCTCTGCAGACAGACGGGGTTCATAAACATTTATACCAGTACATGTTATGACCGTACACCTCCCTGAAACTCCAGCTACGTCACCACAGTATGCGTTACCTCAAATTACAACCTGGCTTGTGTCGTAGCAGGACTTGGAGGCGGGGCTTGaggtttacttttttttatttttatgtggaCCGTGGCTTTCCAAAGTTACCGACAATTTGACAGAAGAACTAACTGTCaaattaatacaatatttaaaaacacgtcgattaaaaaaagatcttttTTGTGCTTGGAAGCAGGACTGGCCGGGCTATGGAGCACCTCCCCCTGGTGGGCCCCACCGGTCCTCTGTGCCGGCTCCTCGGCATTGAAAAGACGAGTTCTACACCTCACGATGCAAATCTgacaggaaacaacaacaacaacaacaacaacaacaacaccgcaGCAGCTGCTGACCTTGTGGTGCTGTTTGACAATGGAGACCAGGTTCAGGTGGAAGGTGTTTCTTCTCTCCAGAAGGCGAGAGGCCGACAGGACGGGACGAGCCTCATTCTGGCCTGAAGAGGGGAAACACCACAtgatatattcattaataaatCATCACCTAAAAAGATAAGACACATCACGAGCATCTGTAGCTGCCATTACAACCACCGTTGAAATGGTGAACTGAACAGAGTTGCGATGGATATTAGAACGAGCCGACTTCTAATACGTTGAGCACTAACCAGACAGAAGGACGGGCTCCACGGTGAGCTGGCAGCGGCCCTTCTTGATGCTGCTGTTGAAGGTCGGGACATTCTTCTCCTGTCTGAACGCGTAGGCCTCAGGAAACACCGTCTTTATCTGGCCGAGGTGGCTCTCCTCAAAGCGCCTGGAAGAGCACAAAAGGAAGGAGCTTGAAAGAGCTTTGTGGGCATTATGTAAACATAGATGggcctataaataaaaaaaataatatcagcaaatatatatagtatactcTTTTGAATGTAATCCAATGTTGTGCAGAGCCTGGACATCATGCCCTGGGGAATAAGGGCAGTAAACTATAGACTTCACTCATCCCGTTTGAATGCCCTGCACATAGCAGACGTGCACTACTAGTACCGTGTGAAATACTGTTTTCATTGCATcacaaacactttaaataaactACTCGGCCACCCCTCCGCCCGCCACACTTACTTGTGCATCATGTCCTGGACTCCCCGTTTGATCTTGGCGAAGGTGGCGGTCTCAGAGCGGTTGTGCAGCATGGCGACCACCGTGTCCATACTCCGAAACATATCCGCCAGCACTTTGTACTGGAACGGCAGGGACAGGCCCGGGGGGGCCGCCTGGGCGAGATTGTGGTACCGCTGGTATGCCGGCTGCTCGGTACTGAGGAGCGAGAAGAAACACGTTGGCTATCGGTCATGTAGCGTCCCGCCTGCACAGCGCTCATCGGTGTGTGGTTGCATGCTCACCTGTCCTGGGTGTGTGCCTCGCTCAGCTGGCTCTCCTtggcctccctctcctccttccgcCGCTGAGCTTTAGCCCCAAGCTCCTTGATTTGCTCGACGGTGAATTTGAGGGCCGCGGCATCGGCGGCTTTGGGGACAAACGGGGTCGGTTTAGGAGTAGCGGAGCCGACTGGAGGCGCAGAAGCTGAAGCCGGGGAAGAAGCTCTGGATAGTTCCTTGATCCTCTGAAGGCGAGACTTGAGGCTCGCAATGCCCTCTTTAGACAGAACCTGGGGAAAGGGGAAATTATAGAAAAGGGACTTTATTTATGGTAACAATTAAGtgttgtgtatatttttttaaagaaataatgtaCACAATAagatatgtatttacatatttagttTAGGCCCTTACAGCTCCCCATAGCATAGAGAATACCACAAAAGAAGACTAAAGACCTTTTGAAAAAGATGTGTCATACTTCTCATTCTGCTAACATTCCAACACCAACGTGATCACTTATATCTCTTATAACAGACTGAATTAATAGCATATCATCATCAAGAAAAGTGTCATACATCTATAAATTTTTTTCCAGTGTACAGAAACAAACCATTATGCCACTGGACTCAATTGTTGTCCAAAGcctattaaaaacacactgtctgccttattaaaacattgttgtttgggggttttgttttttagtatTGGTTAACAATGTGAAAAATATCAgaccatctcacacacacacacacggtgtgtcACTCCCAAGCCAGCAGACCAACGCAACGCGTTACCTCGCTGTGGACTTCTCTCTGCGGAGAGCTGCTGGTTTGGAAGTGGAGCTGGTTCTCAGCATTCGGTCCAGAAACCGGGGCTGCAGGACCCGGGTGCTGCTGGACCACCTCAGCAGACCGGGGCTTGGCTGCAGGACCCGGGTGCTGCTGGACCACCTCAGCAGACCGGGGCTTGGCTGCAGGACCCGGGTGCTGCTGGTCCACCTCAGCAGACCGGGGCTTGGCTGCAGCCTGGACACACAACAGCGTGTCACGCTACATGTACAACAAGCTCGGAAACACTGTTTTATGACCAAAggctgcaacaacaacacaaggcgTCCCCGTCGCGTTACCTTCGGGGTGTTTTGAGGGAGGACCAGCTTCTTCCTGGCCTTCGTCCTCGCTGCTTTCTCCGGAACGGGGACCGACGCGTCTGGAAAGACCTCCTCCTGCCGTCTCTTCTTGGCCGTGCTGTGGTCGGCGGTGGCTGAAAACACGGCGGCTCCGAGGTCAAACTCTGACCCCGCCGAGGTCCGCTTCGGTGTCCGGGGACTGGAGGTGGGACTGTTCGCGTCGCTGGAACCGACCCCGTGGTCCGGCTCCACCGCCTCCGCGATGACTCTCACAA from Cyclopterus lumpus isolate fCycLum1 chromosome 15, fCycLum1.pri, whole genome shotgun sequence carries:
- the cdt1 gene encoding DNA replication factor Cdt1 isoform X1 — translated: MAQPRVTEFFAQRKKGVAGPVKPTKQRRSAALGTDVPSTRSRSSKNKGGFLLSSSVHEEFVRVIAEAVEPDHGVGSSDANSPTSSPRTPKRTSAGSEFDLGAAVFSATADHSTAKKRRQEEVFPDASVPVPEKAARTKARKKLVLPQNTPKAAAKPRSAEVDQQHPGPAAKPRSAEVVQQHPGPAAKPRSAEVVQQHPGPAAPVSGPNAENQLHFQTSSSPQREVHSEVLSKEGIASLKSRLQRIKELSRASSPASASAPPVGSATPKPTPFVPKAADAAALKFTVEQIKELGAKAQRRKEEREAKESQLSEAHTQDSTEQPAYQRYHNLAQAAPPGLSLPFQYKVLADMFRSMDTVVAMLHNRSETATFAKIKRGVQDMMHKRFEESHLGQIKTVFPEAYAFRQEKNVPTFNSSIKKGRCQLTVEPVLLSGQNEARPVLSASRLLERRNTFHLNLVSIVKQHHKSFLSLLVPPASVPEDKLTRWHPRFNVDTVPAVFASLLPQPPHANTLTTAQEVLDKARSLITPKMEKALVSLAQKTEGKEPACPQNPAAAHVSAPPTALKGVSQSLLDRIRAKEAQKLHAAMTRNPMQEDRLLMMSRLPELARILRNVFVAEKKPALIMEVACKKAVASYRSVLSTGEMEKHIRLLAEVAADWLAIHPIRKDFYLKLNKNMELNVVLDKLSSRLRQEERI
- the cdt1 gene encoding DNA replication factor Cdt1 isoform X3, with the translated sequence MAQPRVTEFFAQRKKGVAGPVKPTKQRRSAALGTDVPSTRSRSSKNKGGFLLSSSVHEEFVRVIAEAVEPDHGVGSSDANSPTSSPRTPKRTSAGSEFDLGAAVFSATADHSTAKKRRQEEVFPDASVPVPEKAARTKARKKLVLPQNTPKVLSKEGIASLKSRLQRIKELSRASSPASASAPPVGSATPKPTPFVPKAADAAALKFTVEQIKELGAKAQRRKEEREAKESQLSEAHTQDSTEQPAYQRYHNLAQAAPPGLSLPFQYKVLADMFRSMDTVVAMLHNRSETATFAKIKRGVQDMMHKRFEESHLGQIKTVFPEAYAFRQEKNVPTFNSSIKKGRCQLTVEPVLLSGQNEARPVLSASRLLERRNTFHLNLVSIVKQHHKSFLSLLVPPASVPEDKLTRWHPRFNVDTVPAVFASLLPQPPHANTLTTAQEVLDKARSLITPKMEKALVSLAQKTEGKEPACPQNPAAAHVSAPPTALKGVSQSLLDRIRAKEAQKLHAAMTRNPMQEDRLLMMSRLPELARILRNVFVAEKKPALIMEVACKKAVASYRSVLSTGEMEKHIRLLAEVAADWLAIHPIRKDFYLKLNKNMELNVVLDKLSSRLRQEERI
- the cdt1 gene encoding DNA replication factor Cdt1 isoform X2, whose translation is MAQPRVTEFFAQRKKGVAGPVKPTKQRRSAALGTDVPSTRSRSSKNKGGFLLSSSVHEEFVRVIAEAVEPDHGVGSSDANSPTSSPRTPKRTSAGSEFDLGAAVFSATADHSTAKKRRQEEVFPDASVPVPEKAARTKARKKLVLPQNTPKAAAKPRSAEVDQQHPGPAAKPRSAEVVQQHPGPAAPVSGPNAENQLHFQTSSSPQREVHSEVLSKEGIASLKSRLQRIKELSRASSPASASAPPVGSATPKPTPFVPKAADAAALKFTVEQIKELGAKAQRRKEEREAKESQLSEAHTQDSTEQPAYQRYHNLAQAAPPGLSLPFQYKVLADMFRSMDTVVAMLHNRSETATFAKIKRGVQDMMHKRFEESHLGQIKTVFPEAYAFRQEKNVPTFNSSIKKGRCQLTVEPVLLSGQNEARPVLSASRLLERRNTFHLNLVSIVKQHHKSFLSLLVPPASVPEDKLTRWHPRFNVDTVPAVFASLLPQPPHANTLTTAQEVLDKARSLITPKMEKALVSLAQKTEGKEPACPQNPAAAHVSAPPTALKGVSQSLLDRIRAKEAQKLHAAMTRNPMQEDRLLMMSRLPELARILRNVFVAEKKPALIMEVACKKAVASYRSVLSTGEMEKHIRLLAEVAADWLAIHPIRKDFYLKLNKNMELNVVLDKLSSRLRQEERI